A part of Eschrichtius robustus isolate mEscRob2 chromosome 20, mEscRob2.pri, whole genome shotgun sequence genomic DNA contains:
- the C20H17orf78 gene encoding LOW QUALITY PROTEIN: uncharacterized protein C17orf78 homolog (The sequence of the model RefSeq protein was modified relative to this genomic sequence to represent the inferred CDS: inserted 1 base in 1 codon; substituted 1 base at 1 genomic stop codon), protein MDTILVFSLIITPYDANRKELRDSSCQVELLPGLFLSKEAQTEAKWPTFIQNQTVATLQCLGSRSKVKVNLVYLEKRXKVKHTLKNLRVXAVPRRNSTAPPSCHLTLTSKVQIGSLVTGKAFLPGISQCKVYPVMGASSETFPTTTTFVTPGKKGEKTTRIDDFSNTDEDLEKRQKWSTVVKFLIAVTLLFSGIAIRVFVIFEVPCPSQCLGARELCQCQRWWRRQRKEGQQPGVAESQTDSQPKKESVGQDAPKSSSPKKAAEITVVHETYF, encoded by the exons ATGGATACCATCTTGGTTTTCAGCCTAATCATTACACCCTATGATGCTAACAGGAAAG aactcAGAGACAGCAGCTGCCAAGTGGAACTGCTGCCTGGTCTCTTCCTCTCAAAGG AAGCTCAGACAGAAGCCAAATGGCCCACATTCATCCAAAATCAGACTGTGGCTACCTTGCAGTGTCTTGGTTCTAGGAGCAAAGTGAAAGTCAACCTTgtatatttggaaaaaaggtGAAAGGTCAAGCACACTCTGAAGAACCTGAGAG ACGCTGTTCCCCGCAGAAACAGCACTGCCCCCCCGAGCTGTCACCTAACCCTCACATCCAAGGTTCAGATTGGATCCCTTGTGACAGGCAAAG CTTTTTTACCAGGGATCTCCCAGTGTAAAGTCTATCCAGTGATGGGGGCTTCATCAGAGACTTTTCCCACCACTACCACCTTCGTAACTCctgggaaaaaaggagagaaaactaCAAGGATTGATGATTTTTCTA ACACAGATGAGGACCTAGAGAAGAGGCAGAAATGGAGCACCGTGGTCAAATTTCTGATTGCAGTCACCTTGTTGTTCAGTGGAATTGCCATTAGAGTGTTCGTCATTTTTGAAGTCCCATGCCCT AGTCAATGCCTAGGAGCCAGAGAGCTATGCCAATGCCAGAGGTGGTGGAGAAGGCAAAGAAAGGAAGGCCAGCAACCCGGTGTAGCTGAATCCCAGACTGACTCTCAGCCCAAAAAGGAAAGT GTTGGACAAGATGCTCCCAAATCATCAAGCCCCAAGAAAGCTGCAGAGATCACTGTGGTCCACGAGACATACTTCTGA